The window AATTTTGTAGATACTTTAATTCATTTCCTATTAATATTTTTATCCTCATGATTTTCTCTTGCGTTAattaagaaaaatcaaaacatctGTAACAGTTGTTGTGCTCAATTTTGACATTGTGTGCAATACGTTATCAGTTCTCGAAAGTTGTGAAAAGTATAGTATGGTAAGCATGTTTGATATAAATAgaagatttaaaattatgcaaattgaagaaaaatatctctagaaacatatttttttttgaattttagccTTATCAATCAATTCAATCATATTTAACAGATATCCTTGGAATTATCCCTCAAGCCAGTCAAAGACAAAAATTTGCATTCAATATTAATCTTCAATATATTTtagatgattttaaattattgaaccAATTCTTATATGTTATAAGATGTTGTCACAGCTGTTATTAATATTTTACTGACACAGTAATAATATTAAAGGGCATTACTTTTCCgataattgaattgaattaaattttaaagttcaTAAGATATGGCCCAAACTGCGTTCCATAGAGTTTTTTCCATAGTGATGTCACACCACATCTTACAATTGTGTATTACGTATGTGGATTTGACCTTCTTTTCGAGCTaagttttgtttacatttgaaaaCATGCTATTTATGAACCGAGGGGATGAAGTTGGGGTTGTTTTGGGAATAATGAAAAGTATGTTAAAAtcggaaaatattatttttactgttgtaaaatgtttgaaaacttgaaacagtCTGCACAGAAAACTTTTTCATCTTTTAGTCCGGaaactaaatatcaaaatttgtccTTATATGactatattaaatttaaaaaattttcacTAGTTCAATCAATATTTACTAGtgtggggcatcggactagtggctaactgTGCAGACTGTTGAAATGTTGAAATTTATGCATGCTTGAAGCGAGCTTTTATTCTGTCTTTGAAATACCGAAAATAAGAAAACGTGTGATTTCGCTAACTACTTTTATTCTTACAACGTGCATTGCTATCGAAATCCAATTACTATTGAGAACAGATGACTACACGATACTTGTGTTTAAgaacaattatatatttatttattttttaacactcTCTTTgtctaaaatataataaacttaCTGCATACAAAATGCATTAATCGTAAATCAATGTCCTGAAAAGCGgaaaaacttttttcaaacttTCAGTGAATTTTATGACCTTTAAACAGAAGCTTTCGCTGGCAAGAGACGGCTTAGTGTCTGTGGAAAAATCTAATCACAAATACACCATATCCACTTCTAAATCTACTTTAATTTTGCagtaaatttcaaagaaaaagatTTAGCAATTGACATTAGACAATGATTGAGACATCAAAACTAGTACACGTACATGTATTACCACCtgaatagtttttattttttgctaatcatgtttattgatttgtttatgttataaattaGGATGTTACAAATGtagttttcttaattgaattgtttcatattattcatgTTGGGGCCTTTCTAGGCGACTATACGATAGGATTTTTtcatattgttgaaggccgtatggttgcttataattgcttacatccacttgcATTGAATGATCCACATCATTTaaactttgatggatagttttctcattggcaatcctgtcacatctccttatcttaaATTGTATACAGATACATGACATATATTTATCAATGCCATGTACATGCAGTTTTCAACAAAAAAGTATCTTACCTAGACAATATGTCAAGGCTTAAATCACACCAatgtttttgtcatgtttgttattTAAATCTATGAATTGATACTAAAAAAAATTcccatatcaaaatatgtttgatgaaaaaaagtttattattttcatgttgtCTTATAGGATTTGTTGACTGACAAGGTACAACAGATGACAGAATGGAACAACAAGAAATCAGTTATCAAGTTTAATGGAGATAAATTTAAACAGTATGTCAGAACTGCACCTAGGAATTATTCAGTTATCGTCATGTTAACTGCTCTACAGCCTAAAAGACAGTGTTCTGTATGCAAGTAAGTTTTATGgtgtttattgtttattaactcaatacatatatcatgtttatatatgttCTTAAGCAATGATAAACTGAacgttcatttttttcaaatgcttcATCTCATTAATATACAGATACACAGTTTTAAGTGATGTTATTACAAAGTACAAAGATTGACATGGAAATTTggacagtcaggggacttacttaaatgagtgattttctaaatcactggtttaagtaacattatttccataaaagttggaagtaagagttgtctttctttaataatcacctatttaagtagtacaaactAATCAccagaagaagtgatttaatcttattgtagctttaaatatagaatacaaatgatccagggactaattatgtttctaaacttatcagaaccaacatctgtgttgtctaggatgaccgggtcatttcaggtgatgatcttgtactgaatctaggataatgacattaaaatcacttgtttaagtatcatacctcaatttccttcccaaaaatcacttatttaagtatcattattttaataacccccactaatttcaacatccccgaacagtgaaatttttatcgcgaacagtagaattttataacataatctgaaagatgaaaccttgaactttacaggaaaaatactcccactgctgggaaaaatctgttaagaaagtatcagttcattatgtaaagccattattatagcattttttcaactaaaatagaattttcagctaaatgatagcatcaaaggcataaaccttgctacttaaaagaagcaaaaagttcatttttttcaattttactaattaaaagatattatttaaacctatgtgtttaaaattttgaaaaaaactacaaaatcccaatttgtgacaaaactttgaatttgctactcaaataagtgatttaaaaatcacttatttcagtaagtcccctgactgttggATATCAATAAAACTAAATCATACATATACATTTTGCAAAACACCTCGGTTGTAAATGTTACAAATTCTACATTCatataccatatacatgtatggtaTAATGGGTTATTTCAGCGGGTATTACCGTAAGATTTCTCGATTAAGGGGCATCAAAGTATACAAAGAATTTGAGCAGTTTTTATTTTGGCGGACTCTTTTATCATGTTAGATATTTTGGCGATGACAGAAATGGTTGcagttaattttttatataaattgtctaTTGTCAATGATTGTTAtggttaaatgattgttttattcaCTGATTATATGGAAATACATCTAATCAATAGAATACCAGTACTTCGATTTTTTGTCACAGGTGTACAAATTCTGGTAAATATTACAGTTGATTAGTTACGAAATTGATCGGGCCTTTCATGATTCCCGGTTACCTgccaaaataagcaaaaataaacacCTATATAAATAACTTGCCATACAGTAGTTGAAAGATGCTTGCTATTCATCCTTTATCAACTGGTAGTGATTACTTGTTATTTGCTGAAATTCCATGGGCTAACATTTTATTCATATTCAGGAAGATATTTGAGGTTGAACCATTTCATGAAACTGGGTATTAGTGTTTCCTACAGCTTTTGAAAAGGgaaggttaattttttttatctcagaGGGCACTCTTAGTGCGATTGGCTACATTTTAAGGGCACTGTTTGCACGGCCAATTACACTTTTAGGGCACACTTAGCATACATGTAGATACAAAGGCACTGGAATGGATAGGGATTGAATTGAATATACCATTGTTTCATACTTATTGGTAAGAAATGAAGATATGTATATTACTATTAGGTTGTAAATTTAATTCTTTTTAGTACCAACATTATCACTTCTAGACTCGGCTAATAGAATCTTGATCCTGTTCATAAAAAATTTGTTCAACTGCCTCATTTCAAGGCAAAAGAACCacattcatatttaaaatttttcctgcattttattttcttttcagaCAGGCTAATGAAGAGTATGTAATCCTGGCTAATTCTTGGAGGTACTCCCAGCAGTATTCTAACAAACTGTTTTTCGCTATGGTTGATTATGATGATGGTGCAGATGTGTTTTCACAGGTagaatattttatacatttaatataagAAACTGAATGGCATTGCTGTGTACgtattagaaacaaaaaaattaagtgTTTCTAAAttcttcttaatttaaaatgtttcaagTACATTACAAATATAAGGaaaattttaatagttttaaattaATAGATAGAGAGaataaaaattgtattatttataaatCTACCTACCGGTATATAATTATTAAACAACATATCAGAATCATAAGGATAAATGGAAGTTCAAACAACATTCAACAGATAATGTTTCGATCAAATTAAGTAGGAAGAACATGGTAATATGACATCAATATAAATTCTGCTTTGCACTAGGGTGACAAGTTGAGTCAGATTTTAAACAAActaaatcatgtacatgtagctgATTATTTATTATTCCTAAGTTCCACTGCCACTCCATCCTTGATAGGTTATGTAGGTTATTCTGACATTGACGAACCAAAAATGTTCTCTGATTTGAAAAGACTTGTGCTATCTAGTGAGCACCATTATTGTATTAATGTATAAACTTTATTTTTCTAGCTGAAGATGAACACTGCTCCAGTATTTATGCACTTCCCAGAAAAAGGCAAAACAAAGAAAGGAGACACTTTGGATATTAACAGGTTTATCATAACAGAATTACCATATAGcatgaataattaaaaacaaaactttgcagAAATTGACATTTGAAAAATTACAATGGACTACTATCAAAgacattttttcattaattgatgTTTTCTtgatgattttttgaaatatttctataaaatttcatttataaaaaaaaagtaaaatagcaaaattatagaactctgaggaaaattcaaaactaaaagtccttaaggtggtacctaacactacagggagataactctgtaaaatcacctaaacgttttaatgacgtgtTTTAAGGGAAtaataagcttctcaatgatcaaaattagtgtttgtcaaactgctatataaccagtgtaatttttgtcgagcctgcaacttttgttgcagaaagctcgacatagggatagtgatccggcggcgggggcggtggcggtgttagctcacttcttaaaagctttatatttcagaaggtggaagacctggatgcttcatactttgtatatagatgcttcatgttacgaagtttccatcagtcacatgtccaatgtccttgacctcattttcatggttcagtgaccacttgaaaaaaaagttcaaattttttgtaatgttgaattctctcttataaataataggataactatatttgatatgtgcgtactttgcaaggtcctcgtgtctgtcagacagttttcacttgacctcgacctcatttcatggatcagtgatcaaggttaagttttggtggtcaagtccatatctcagatactataagcaatagggctagtatattcggtgtatggaaggactgtaaggtgtacatgtccaactggcaggtgtcatctgaccttgacctcattttcatggttcagtggttatagttaaatttttgtgttttggtctgtttttctcaaactatatgcaataggtctactatatttgttgtatggaatgatggtaaggtgtacatgtctagtgggcagatgtcatgtgaccttgacctcattttcatggttcagtggtcaaagttaagtttttgagttttggtctttttatctaatactgtatgccataggtcaactatatttggtgtatggaaatattttatgatctttatgtcagtcgcgcaggttttatttgacggtgacctcattttcactgttcattgcacaatgttaagtttttgtgttttggtctattttacttaaactataagtaatgggtcaactatatatgttgtatgaagcattgttagctgtacatgtctgcctggcatggttcatctgaccttgacctcattttctttgtttagttatcttgatttatgttaagtttatgagacagttgtaataaaactaagctttatacttaggactatcaacataatatcaatgattagtatagaaggcgagacatttcagcgtgtgcactcttgttctaaTAAAATGCttggttaaaattttttgaaatttttatatttttgtcaaagggtcaaagtaaatacttcgtcaaaattttatgaaaattaaacgagccaaattaattttagtgaacgtgttgggtaccaccttaagcaaatggcaaaatcaaaggctcaaacacctcaaacaaatagataacaactgtcatattccttacttggtaacagcatttttttatgtagaaaatggtggattaatcctggttttatagcaagctaaatctctcacttatCACTTAAAATTCCAATTTATTGACAACAACGTGTTATATGTATCTTTTTATGTGTTTAACAATTATATAGGTTGAAAAGTTGATATAGCCAATAACACTCTGCCATCTCGTCCTTcttgtgaaattttttttttttatttcagagtaGGATTTTCTGCAGAAGCCATTGCTAAATGGGTACAAGAGAGGACTGATGTGCAGGTAGTGTTATGTTGATGACATTATTcagtaaaatataaatgtatatgtactATTACAGATGTAACCTTGGTCGATGTGCAGGCTATTACAATACAGCCTCTATCaatacaaaatcttttttttttatcttatggCTTTCAATATTTTAAAGGTTAGCTGACTTCTTCTTGTTGCAGGTCATGACagagctaaaaataaaaaaaaataaaagaattcctTGCTCCTGTATTGAATAAACAGACATGAGTTTGAGCTATATGCTTTAAGAATACGCTAATGCTCTGAAAAGAAAGGTCACTTATGAAAAAgtacatgtttttcattttcttatacATTATCTAATGGTGActatataaattttcaattttagaaatCTGCCTGCAATGCTTTACAcacaaaacaaaacttttaaatatcACATTGCCAATAATTtaacaaatgattttaaattaattttattttacagatcAGAATATTCCGTCCTCCTAACTATTCAGGAACACTTGCTTTAGCATTGCTGTTTGCCTTGATTGGTGGATTGCTGTATTTGAAGAGAAACAATTTAGAATTTATCTACAACAAAACATTTTGGGGAATCAGTGCACTggtaagatatttttttaatataaaggtTTGAAATTTGTAGGACATTACCTAAAAAAATGAGATAACTTTTGCATCAAATCAATGAGTTGATATTCtgataaaaaatgtttgaattatttGTTCCCCAAGTACATTTGATAattttgtacatttgaaatatttgttattttatagaTTGACTGTAAATATTTACTGGTACAGTTGTGTGTTGTCAAATATTAACACATAGTTTGACATATTCCTAGTTTTTCTTTATGAGTAATGAAATTACTATTAATAACCTGACATAGAGAAAATACTATTGATCTTGTCTAGGAGGACATTTTATCTGATTCCAAAAACATGAACATACTTCTTGATAGGTTATTGCACATCATCTATTTAAATACAAGTGCCTTTATATTTGCTCACAAGATTAGTTACTGGGACAGCCTGTAATTTGCAAAGCTTCACTGACTTTctatatttaaacaatttgtaGGTTATCATTTTCGCCATGACATCAGGACAGATGTGGAACCATATCAGAGGACCTCCTGTAATGCATAAAAATCCACAAACTGGCCAGAttgtaagtttttgtttttacGCGAGGGTTTTAATTTGGtgtgtttatttcttattttttaaaaatataaaattatattgcatgtttttcTCTCTTGAAATTGTAAGGAAAacccaaatatttttattgttaaaagatGAACTGTAAAAAAAGGACCCGGATGTTCAGAtatgtcaatttttttataattttttactattgaaaaatagaaaatttgttCAGAATTTGTAAATAGTATTGTAGGTTTTCAAAAAAAAGGTTTTCAAATTCTTAAAACCAAGAAGcttaagagaaaaaaaagttgaaaaaaaagctGAGGAAATGTCCACTTCAACCATATACAGTACACAATGTACAGTGTGTCATAGAAGATTTTGTGTGATTCACTTTGACCTGAAGCAGGGTGATTGCCAGTGATATCATACAtctaattaatgattttttttcacacaatTACATTTTACctatagaatatttaaaaaactatATCTGCATTCACTGAGATAATTTCCTGTTGTGTTTTAATCTGATTATCATGTGGATTAAATGACATTACTAGGTAATCCCTAACTTGTTATATCTTGGCAAGCAACAGTCTGATTTCCCCAATTAATGAAACTGATATgtaattatacatatatatatatatatgaagaaaaatcatgttattcttaaaaaaataaacaaagaatcttttatatttttaaggCATTGGTCTTTTGCATGACTTTTTGAACTTATTAAATTTATAAGGAATTGGCactaacaaacatgacaaatatgaatGTGATCTAACATTTTATTTACTTTgatatttgcatgttttttttcttctatgtTTTGCAGAATTACATACATGGTAGTAGCCAGGGACAATTTGTTGCAGAAACATATATAGTATTTTTATTAAGTATCCTGCAATTAGAATCAGGTCATCTAACAGTTGGTTTCATAATTTctagaaaaatgtttaaaaaaagtatCGATCAATCATtggaatttcaaattttaaatgataaTAGATAAATCCCTTTGTTAACATACTGCTATCTTTTCAAAAGTGAGGATGTTAAAATGTTAAtgttacataaaaacaaataaactggacatcaacatatacattgatataAGAAGAGTGTTTTAACATTTTGAAAGTCAGGTAGTATGTTGATTTTCAAACGTATATACATTTTGGAGACACCAAGATAAGTTTGATACTTTACATTTATATTTCCCAAATTGtagtttttaaacaatatatgtaaattcaatatctttttattatgttttgagGAGGTAGATATTTTCAGAACTAAGAAATATTAAACATTAATGTGTGTATGGTATAATGACAAAAGTACTGTGAGTAAAAAGTTCAGCTAATTCACTAATCATGCATTACATGTAGTGTATTTAATATATGTGAATCTTAACATTTGTGTTGTTGCTACCATATTCATGTTAAATCTAGACTGATTGTTCTAATAACATACAGGTAGACTCTGACCCTCTGAAACAGACAATCCTAGAATCGGGTATAGTTTGTTTACTTAGTATCTTTCATGTTGCTCACATTTTGCTGGTTTAAGGTGACATATTAACAGATACTGGCAATCATACTAACTCTTTATTATTTTCtcttttataatactttttttttgttttttttcttcaaatggtCAGTGgaatttgatttttatgccccacctacggttaaagtttttggtcgaggtagtttttgatgaagctgaagtccaatcaatttgaaacttaatacacatgttccccatgatatgatctttctaattttaatgccaaattatagttttgaccccaatttcatggtccactgaacatagaaaatgatagtgcaaagttcaggttaaagtttttggtcaaggtagtttttgatgaagttaaagttacatcaactttaaacttagtacacatgttccctatgatatgatctttctaatttttattccaaattaaagttttgaccccaatttcaaggtccactgaacatagaaaatgatagtgggagtggggcattcgtgtactatggacacattcttgtttaagagTATTTTATCAGTTGTCAGTTTTGAACTCGATATTATTCAGATAAAATGGTTTCCTTAAGGTTACTTACTATGGATAGTTCAAACATTGCATTCAGGGTTtaacttttaacaattttattttacaatttaaccTTTATGAATCAGAGTTAAATATAacagtattttatattaattttttttttaatttgtttctttttaggatgtacacctctgaggtgCCAAAaatttttcttaacctgatttttgggtttataagactgtaaaaaaataattggtgaaaaaaacattatatggtggtgcacttcttttttgcTACGGCTCtttgaaaatacccaattttgatgattttcccattttcataaatttttacctACTTTtaggctattatcgtgaaaaaaatcacagttccacaattaaaattttttcatattttcactaAAGATgatgtggaccaatctgaataaatttaacttacaaaactataggtaggtgttaatataagaaagttttatcatattttgaagcttttttgtgtcaaatttaccatgctgtcaattttgtaaatttgtga of the Mytilus galloprovincialis chromosome 8, xbMytGall1.hap1.1, whole genome shotgun sequence genome contains:
- the LOC143085586 gene encoding dolichyl-diphosphooligosaccharide--protein glycosyltransferase subunit TUSC3-like isoform X2, which gives rise to MCNMAAMWTLLKVFLTVFCLSLIQNSFAVQKNKQDLLTDKVQQMTEWNNKKSVIKFNGDKFKQYVRTAPRNYSVIVMLTALQPKRQCSVCKQANEEYVILANSWRYSQQYSNKLFFAMVDYDDGADVFSQLKMNTAPVFMHFPEKGKTKKGDTLDINRVGFSAEAIAKWVQERTDVQIRIFRPPNYSGTLALALLFALIGGLLYLKRNNLEFIYNKTFWGISALVIIFAMTSGQMWNHIRGPPVMHKNPQTGQIVDSDPLKQTILESGIVCLLNAAVVGGFIMLNEANNIKGDSGKRRILALVGLGLVAFFFSLLLSVFRSKYQGYPYSFLFK
- the LOC143085586 gene encoding dolichyl-diphosphooligosaccharide--protein glycosyltransferase subunit TUSC3-like isoform X1 — encoded protein: MCNMAAMWTLLKVFLTVFCLSLIQNSFAVQKNKQDLLTDKVQQMTEWNNKKSVIKFNGDKFKQYVRTAPRNYSVIVMLTALQPKRQCSVCKQANEEYVILANSWRYSQQYSNKLFFAMVDYDDGADVFSQLKMNTAPVFMHFPEKGKTKKGDTLDINRVGFSAEAIAKWVQERTDVQIRIFRPPNYSGTLALALLFALIGGLLYLKRNNLEFIYNKTFWGISALVIIFAMTSGQMWNHIRGPPVMHKNPQTGQINYIHGSSQGQFVAETYIVFLLNAAVVGGFIMLNEANNIKGDSGKRRILALVGLGLVAFFFSLLLSVFRSKYQGYPYSFLFK